In Burkholderia lata, the DNA window ACTGCGTCGCGTGCGCGGCTCGCGCTAAGCGCGCATACTCGGCGTCGACGGCCGGCTTCGCGCCGGCCGTTCCGTTTGACCCTTGGAGGCCTGAGTTGGCACACGCAGAACTCGCAGGAAAACACCTCGTTCTCGGCCTGACGGGCGGCATCGCCTGCTACAAGATCGCCGAGCTCACCCGGCTGCTCACGAAGGCCGGCGCGACCGTACAGGTCGCGATGACCGAAGCCGCTACCCAGTTCATCACGCCCGTCACGATGCAGGCGCTGTCGGGCCGGCCCGTCTACACGAGCCAGTGGGACGCGCGCGTCGACAACAACATGGCACACATCGACCTGTCGCGCGAAGCCGATGCAATCGTGATCGCGCCTGCGTCGACGGACTTCCTCGCGAAGCTCGCGCACGGATTCGCGGACGACCTGCTGTCGACGCTGTGCGTCGCGCGCGATTGCCCGCTGCTCGTCGTTCCCGCCATGAACCGCCAGATGTGGCAGAACCCGGCCACGCAGCGCAACGCAGCGCAACTGCGCGCGGACGGCGTGTCGGTGCTCGGCCCGGATTCGGGCGCGCAGGCCTGCGGCGAAGTCGGCGACGGCCGCATGCTCGAACCCGAGGCGATCTACGAAGCGATCGTCGCGCACTTCGCGCCGAAGGTGCTCGCGCACCGGCGCGTGCTGATCACGGCCGGGCCGACGTTCGAACCGCTCGACCCGGTGCGCGGCCTCACGAACCGCTCGAGCGGCAAGATGGGCTTCGCGCTCGCGCGTGCCGCACAGCAAGCCGGCGCCGACGTGCATCTCGTCGCGGGGCCGGTGGCGCTCGACACGCCGTGGGGCGTCTACCGGCAGGACGTGCAGACGGCCCAGCAGATGTACGACGCGGTCATGCATGCTGTCGCCGATGCCGATATCTTCATTGCGGTCGCTGCGGTCGCCGACTGGCGCGCCGCCCAGCCGGCCGAGCACAAGATGAAGAAGACGGCCGACCACAAGGTGCCCGCGCTCGCGTTCGTCGAGAATCCCGACATCCTCGCGTCGGTCGCGGCGCTGCCCGATCCGCCGTTCTGCGTCGGGTTCGCGGCCGAAAGCGGCGACCTCGACGTGCACGGCGACGAGAAGCGCAAGCGCAAGAACGTACCGTTGCTCGTCGGCAACCTCGGCCCGCTGACGTTCGGCCGCGACGACAACGAAGTCGTGCTGTTCGAAGCCGCCGGCCTCACGCGCCTGCCGCGTGCGCCGAAGGACGAACTCGCGCACACGCTCGTCGCGGAAATCGCGAAGCGCCTGCCCGACAACCGCCTGATCTGATCTCCCGCGCGGCAGCGTTGCTGCCGCGCCCTTCCCGCCCCATCCGACGACCGCATGAAACTCGACCTGAAGATTCTCGACGCGCGCATGCGCGACTACCTGCCCGCCTATGCAACCACCGGCAGCGCGGGCCTCGACCTGCGTGCGTGCCTCGATGCACCGGTCACGCTGCAGCCGGGCGAAACGACGCTCGTGCCGACCGGCCTCGCGATCCACCTCGCTGACCCCGGCTACGCGGCGCTGATCCTGCCGCGCTCGGGCCTCGGCCACAAGCACGGCATCGTGCTCGGCAACCTCGTCGGCCTGATCGATTCCGACTACCAGGGCCAGTTGATGATCTCGACGTGGAACCGCGGCCAGACCGAGTTCGTGCTGAATCCGTTCGAGCGGCTCGCCCAGCTCGTGATCGTGCCGGTCGTCCAGGCGCAGTTCAACATCGTCGACGACTTCGCGGAAAGCGATCGTGGCGACGGCGGCTTCGGCAGCACCGGCCGTCACTGAACGGCGCAACAAAAAAGGGGCCTCGCGGCCCCTTTTTCTTTTCCTGCGCCGTCATTCCTCGACGGCTTGCGCGATCCGCACGGGTGTCAGGTCGCGCTGCCGCGATTGAGCCACGATCGCGTAGATCACCATCGCGACCAGCACGCCGAGCAGCACGGCCGACGAACCGATCGTGCCGAGCGCGAGGCCGCCCTTCGCAACCGGCTTCGTCAGCAGATCGCCGACCGTCGCGCCGAACGGGCGCGTGAGCACGAAAGCGGCCCAGAACAGCAGCACACCCGAGATCCGCGTGAAATAGTGCGCCAGCACGATCACCGCGAGCAGCCCGCCGATCAGCAACGCGCCGCCGCCGAAGCCGAGCCCGGAGCTGTCCGCGAGGAAGTCGCCGAGCGCGGTACCGAGCGTGTTGGAAAACAGGATCGCGATCCAGTACAGCAGCTCGACCTTGCGTGTGCGGATCAGGTCGACCGACAGCGATTCGCCGCTGAGGCGCCACACGGCGAAGATCGCCAGCAGGATCGCGACGAGGATCGACGAGCCGGTCGCATAGCCGAGGCCGAGCGTGCGGTCCATGAAGTCGGACATCGTCGTGCCGGCCGTGCTCGTCGCGACGATCACGGCCCAGTAGATCGCCGGGCGATAGCGTGTCGTCCTGAGCTGCGCGCCCAGCGTCACGAGAAAGAAGCCGAACAGCAGGATGGAGCTCACCGCGTAGCCGACATTCAGCGTCATCGACAGCAGGTCGCCGCCGGTTTCGCCGAGCGTCGTCGCGCAGATCTTCATGATCCAGAACGCGAGCGTGATTTCGGGAAGTTTGTTCATTCGAACCCCTTTTGCAGGAAAGCGGCAGGCCGGCGCGGGCCGGCCTGCCTTGCAGACAGGATCGAATGTAGTCGCCGCGGGCTTAACGGAACCTTAGCGACGGGGAAGCGGCGTAGGCGGGGCAGGCCGCGCCGTGGCCATCAACGCGCGTGCTGGTGCCGGTAATGCAGCGCGTACGCGAGCGTGAGCAGCACGGCGAACACGACGCCGACCACCATCGTCATCCGGAATTCCCGCGTGAACGCGGTCGTGAACAGGATCGCCGCGACGAGTCCCGCACCGAGCAGGCTGCCGAACGGGTGTCCCCACATCCGGAACGCGAGCGCGGGGCCGCGATACCGCGAACGGAAGCGCAGGTGCGTGACGAAGATCATCAGCCACGTGAACAGTGCACCGAACATCGCGATCGCCATCATCACGGTGAACGCGGTGTCGGGCGCGAGCGCGACCAGCACGGCCGCCACCGCGACACCGCTCGTCGAGATCCACAGCGCCGCGCGCGGCACGCCGTTCGTGCCGAGCCGGCCGAACACCGCGGGCGCGAGCCGTGCGCGCGACAGGCTGAACATCATCCGCGTCGTCACGTAAAGCTGGCTGTTCATCGCCGACAGCGCCGCGATCAGCAACACGAAGTTGATCACGCCTGCCGCGTAAGGCACGTGGGTCGCGGCCATGACCTTCACGAACGGGCTTTCGTCGGTACCGGCCTGCGTCCACGGCACGATCGCGAGCATCAGCGACAGCGTCAGCAGGTAGAACAGCACGAGCCGGAACACGGTCGAGCGGAACGCGCGCGTGACCGCGTGCTGCGGATCGCGCGCCTCGCCGGCCGCGATCGCGACGGCTTCGATGCTCATGTAACTGAAGATCGCGACGATCACCGCGACCCAGGTGCCCCACGGCCCCTTCGGCATGAAGCCGCCGTGCGCGGTGTAGTTCGCGAAACCGACGCCCGATGCGGCCGGCGCCGACCACACGAGGTATGCGCCGAGCACGATGAACACGACGATCGCCGCAATCTTCAGCAGCGAGAACGCGTATTCGACTGTGCCGTACAGCGTGACGCTCGCGAGATTCACGGCGATCAGCAGCGCGGAGAAGCCGATCACCCAGTACCAGCCGGGCACGGCCGGGAACCAGTACTTCATGAACACGGCGATCGCGCTGATCTCGGTGCCGATCGCGAACACGACCGCGAACCAGTACGCATAGCGCACCAGGAAGCCCGCCAGCGGGCCGACATAGTGCTCGGCATACGCGCCGAACGAGCCGGCCGTCGGATGCGCGACCGTCATTTCCGCCAGCGCGCCCATCAGCAGCAGCGCGATCAACGCGCCGATCGCGTAAGAAACCAGCACGCTCGGGCCGGCGAGCCCGATCGCGAACCCGCTGCCGAGGAACAGCCCCGTGCCGATCGCGCCGCCGATCGCGATCATCGCCATCTGCCCAGACGTCAGCGCATGGCGCAAACCCTGTTCGCGCGCGACGATGTCGTCGAACGACCGTTGTTGTTGTGTCACTGCGTTGCCACTCCCCTGCACCACCATCGCGCCGCCGGCGCCAGATAAAACGAAACGGCGCGGAGAACTTCCCGCGCCGTTCGCATGAACAACGAATTATCGCTTATTCGACTTCGACCGCCTCTTCGTTCGGCTTGTGCGGCGGATTCGCCAGCTTGTCGAACGACAACTGCACCTTGTCGTTTTCGTCGACATCGACCGTCACGTGGCCGCCGTTGACGAGCTTGCCGAACAGCAGCTCGTCGGCCAGCGCGCGCCGGATCGTGTCCTGGATCAGTCGCTGCATCGGCCGCGCGCCCATCAGCGGGTCGAAGCCGTGCTTCGCGAGATGCTTGCGCAACGCGTCGGTGAAGAGCGCGTCGACCTTCTTCTCGTGCAGCTGTTCCTCGAGCTGGATCAGGAACTTGTCGACCACGCGCATGATGATTTCCTCATCGAGCGAGCGGAAGCTGATGATCGAATCCAGGCGGTTGCGGAACTCCGGCGTGAACAGACGCTTGATGTCGGTCATCTCGTCGCCCGTCTCGCGGCGCGTCGTGAAGCCGATCGTCGCCTTCTGCATCGACTCGGCGCCCGCGTTCGTCGTCATGATGATGATGACGTTGCGGAAATCCGCCTTGCGGCCGTTGTTGTCCGTCAGCGTGCCGTGGTCCATCACCTGCAGCAGCACGTTGAAGATGTCCGGATGCGCCTTCTCGATTTCGTCGAGCAGCAGCACGCAGTGCGGCTTCTTCGTGACGGCTTCGGTCAGCAGGCCACCCTGGTCGAACCCGACGTAGCCCGGCGGCGCGCCGATCAGGCGGCTCACCGCGTGACGCTCCATGTATTCCGACATGTCGAAGCGGATCAGCTCGATGCCGAGCGTGAACGCGAGCTGGCGCGCCACTTCGGTCTTGCCGACGCCCGTCGGGCCGGAGAACAGGAACGCACCGATCGGCTTGTCCATCTTGCCGAGGCCCGCGCGCGCCATCTTGATCGAGGCGGCCAGTGCGTCGATCGCCGGATCCTGGCCGAACACGACGCTCTTCAAGTCGCGATCGAGCGTCTGCAGCTTGCTGCGGTCGTCCTGCGACACGCTCTGCGGCGGCACACGCGCGATCTTCGAGATGATTTCCTCGATCTCGCTCTTGCCGATCGTCTTCTTCTGCTTCGACTTCGGCAGGATGCGCTGGGCGGCACCCGCTTCGTCGATCACGTCGATCGCCTTGTCGGGCAAGTGGCGGTCGGTGATGAAGCGCGCCGACAGTTCGGCCGCGGCCGACAGCGCACCCGACGAATACTTGACGCCGTGATGCTCCTCGAAGCGCGACTTCAGCCCACGCAGGATCGCGACCGTCTGCTCGACGGTCGGCTCCGTCACGTCGACCTTCTGGAAGCGCCGCGACAGCGCCGCATCCTTCTCGAAGATGCCGCGATATTCGGTGAACGTGGTCGCGCCGATGCACTTCAGCACGCCCGACGACAGCGCCGGCTTCAGCAGGTTCGACGCATCGAGCGTGCCGCCCGACGCGGCGCCCGCGCCGATCAGCGTATGGATTTCGTCGATGAACAGGATCGCGTGCGGACGCTCCTTCAGCTCCTTCAGCACCGTCTTCAGACGTTGCTCGAAATCGCCGCGATACTTGGTGCCCGCGAGCAGCGCGCCCATGTCGAGCGAGTAGACCTGCGCGTTCGCGAGGATGTCCGGCACTTCGCCGCGCGTAATGCGATAGGCGAGCCCTTCCGCGATCGCGGTCTTGCCGACACCGGCCTCGCCGACGAGCAGCGGATTGTTCTTGCGGCGACGGCACAGCACCTGGACCACGCGCTCGACCTCGGGCTCGCGACCGATCAGCGGATCGATGCGGCCGTCCTTCGCCATCTGGTTCAGGTTCTGCGTGAATTGCGCGAGCGGCGTTTCCTTCTGCGCATTCGCGTCTTCGCTTTCCGCATTCGCATCGGCCGACTTCGCGGCTTCGCCGTTGTTCGTCTTCGCGATGCCGTGCGAAATGAAGTTCACGACATCGAGGCGCGTGACGCCCTGCTGCTGCAGGTAGTACACGGCGTGCGAATCCTTCTCGCCGAAGATCGCGACCAGCACATTCGCGCCGGTCACTTCCTTCTTGCCGTTCGACGTCGACTGGACGTGCATGATCGCGCGCTGGATCACGCGCTGGAAACCCAGCGTCGGCTGGGTATCGACATCGTCGGTGCCCGGGACGGTAGGTGTGTTGTCGTGGATGAAATTGCGCAGGTTCTGACGCAAGTCCTCGATGTTTGCCGCGCACGCGCGCAACACCTCGGCTGCCGTCGGATTATCCAGCAGGGCCAGCAGCAAATGCTCGACCGTAATGAACTCATGGCGCGCCTGGCGTGCTTCCATGAACGCCATGTGCAGGCTGACTTCCAATTCCTGGGCAATCATGCTTCCTCCATCACGCACTGCAGCGGATGCCCGGCCTGCCGCGCATGGGTAACGACTTGCTCAACCTTGGTCGACGCGATGTCCCGCGTATAGACCCCACAAACCCCTCGCCCTTCGCGATGGACCTTCAGCATGATCTGCGTGGCCGTCTCGCGATCCTTCTTGAAATACTCCTGGACCACCATCACGACGAACTCCATCGGCGTGAAGTCGTCGTTCAGCAGCACCACCTTGTACATCGAAGGCGGCTTGAGCTTCTGCTGCTTGCGTTCCAGGACGGTGCTGTCCTGCTTGTCCGGGATAATCGCCATACACCCATTCTAAACAACTCGGACAGGCCCGCAATCCTGCCATTACCCGACCGACCGGCCGGCGCCCTCCCCGGAATCCCGGAACACGCGATCTTCTTCGTGCCATACGAAAGCCGGCTGCGGTGCCGGCTTTCACGCGTGGCGCGGAACACGAACCGTCAGGGGGAACGGCACCGAACGTCGTGTCCGCATCCAGTATCCCACAAGCCGGGACGACTCGAACGCGTGTCACTCGAGCCTGGTATATGAGCCGATTATGCGGCTTTTCAAGACCTCGCGCTTGGCCACGTGCTGCTAAGCAAAGCCGGAAAAACCCTGAAAATGGGTTCTTTACAACGTCCCTCTAAACGTCTAAAAATTCCACTTGACACTCCAATAAAGAGCGCCAACAATCAAGCTGGCACTTTTTTCAATTTGCCAGTTGGCGAAATGAAAGAGGCCGAGGTGAGCTTGTGAGGGGGGAACGGCTGCGTTTTCAGGTCGTTTAGCTTTTCGAGCGTGCTCGTGGTAAGTAGCAGCGACTGTGTGACAGGGGAAGTAGGAAAATGGCAACTGGTATCGTTAAGTGGTTCAACGACGCGAAGGGCTTCGGTTTCATCACTCCCGACGAGGGCGGTGAGGATCTGTTTGCGCACTTCTCGGCTATCACCATGAATGGCTTCAAGACGCTGAAGGAAGGCCAGAAGGTGAGCTTTGACGTCGTTCAAGGACCGAAGGGCAAGCAAGCGTCGAACATCCAGGCCGCATAAGGCACCGGATATCAGACGAAGAAACCCGGCGCATGGTTTGCGCCGGGTTTCTTTATTTGAGGCCGGCCAATCGATTATCGATTGGCCGGCCTTTTCGTTCAATCCCGATAATTGAACACGTATTGTCTTGTCACGCGCGCAGATCAAATACTCATCCGGCGCGTGAAACATAATCGCCACTTCGTTACACGACCTTCAGCGTGCCCATCATGCCGAGATCCTCGTGTTCGAGAATGTGGCAATGAAACATGCGCTCACCCGGCATGTCTTGCGTGACGAGAATCGTCACGGTTTCACCGCTGCGCACGTTCACCGTATCGCGCCATGCGCGGAACGGTTCGCTCGTGCGCGAAGCGCCCGACGCGCGCTCGGTCACCTGGAACTGCGTGCCGTGCAGGTGGAACGGGTGATCCATGTCGGTGCCGTTGCGGATCGTCCAGCGCTCGACGTCGCCCCGGCGGCTCGTCAGCGTCGCGCGATGCGGCGCGTAGGTGTCGCCGTTGATCGTGAAGCGCATGCCCGCCGGACGGCCGTGCGCCGCGCCTTTCATCATCGCCTCCATGTCCATCTCTTCGCCGAACGCGACTTCCTTATGCGCGACCGGTTCGCCCAGTGGCGGCACCGCGCGCAGGGTCGCCGGCAGCGCGCGGGCAGCGGCGGGCACGAATGCGACGTCAGCCAGGGCCAGCGCCGGATCGGGCGGCAGGCTGCCGTGTCCGTCATCGTGCGACATCGACATCTTTCGGCGGTCGTATTCGGCCGCCTGCAGCACGGCGCGCGACGCGCGATCGCCGGCACGCACCAGCAGCTCCGCCCGTTCGCCCGGCGCAATCAGCAGCGACGTGACGCGGCGCGGCGCGTCGAACAGCCCGCCGTCGGTGCCCGCGTGCTCGAACGCGCGGCCGTCGTCGAACGCGATGCGCAGGTAGCGCGCGCTGCATGCGTTCCACACGCGCCAGCGCTCGTCGCCCGCGACGTCGATCCGCGGCCGGCGTGCGCCGTTGACCAGCACGAACTGGCCCTCGCGGCCATTCATCCAGTCCATCATGTCGTTCGGTGCAATCGTGCCGTCGCGTGCAAGCTTCAGGTCCGACACGAACAGGTTGCGCTCGGGCCAGCCTGCCAGCGGATCGTCCGCGGCGCGCACGACGAACGGGCCGGCGAGCCCGCGGAAGACTTGCTCGGCCGTCATCATGTGCGGATGCGGGTGGTACCAGTAGGTACCGGCACTCCCCTTCGGCAACGTGAAGCGGTACACGCGCGACGCGCCGGGCGCGACGGGATCGGAAGGATTGCCGTCCTGGTCAGGCGGCACGGGCAGGCCGTGCCAGTGGATCGTCGACGGCTGCGGCAACTTGTTCACGAACTTGATCTCGACCGTGTCGCCCTCGCGCACGTCGATCAGCGGACCGACGACGGGGCCCTGCGTGCCCGCGCCGAACTGCCAGAACGTGGTCGGCCGTGCGCCGTGCAGCATCGGGCGCGCCACGGGCTGTGCCACCAGCGTGGCCCGGAACGTACCGGGCTCGCGGCTTTCGTTCGCGAGCGTGCGCAGCGCCGCAAGCGGCGCGCCGGCCGGCAGCGCGTCGGCGGCCGCGAGCGCGGCCGGTGCGGACTTGCCGTGCTGCCCATGACCCGCCATCCCTGACATGCCCGACATGCCGGGCATGTCGTCCATCGCGTCCATGCCGGCCATGCCAGCGTGACCCGCATGCTGCGCCCACGCGGCGCGCGCGAACAGCGACGCGGCCGCGACACCGATGGCGCGCGACAGGAAGGTTCTCCGTATCATCAATCGTTCCTCGTTATCCATGCTGGGTCGCGCGGCCGCCGCGATGCCCGCGCCGGCCGGCTGAAGCGCCGATGCGCGACGCAAATCCTGATGCCCGCGTCATCATAACCGCAGGCCCAAATCGAGAAGCGCCGTGGCCGGCCGGGCGGCGATACGCCGCAGGGCTCGACAACGCCCCCCCGATTCGGCATGCATCGACCCGCATCGTCGATCGATGATGCACGGCCCTTCGCGCGCGGCCGAAGCGCCACCCAACCCTGCGCCGAACGGCTCCCCCGCGGTCGCCCTGTGCCTGCCGTTCGACCCCGCCACGACGCCGGTCGCTTCACCGATCCACAAACCCACCAATACTTCACGATGTGGAACAAGTCTCTGCGTTGTAAAAATTCGTGGTGCAGGGCACAAATTTCCCGTTTCGCGATGCCAAAAAACGTTCCGCAATACAAAACGCAAACAATACTTATTTGTTTTTAAAAGAGAATTTTTGTTTAGTGAAGCCGTTCTACATGCACCATCCGGCCGGGTCGCGGACGTAGACTTTGTCCCATGCACTGACGCTTCGCCACGACGTTCGATACGGAACCCGGCGCAAGCAGCCAGTCGGGCCACAGCCGGCCGAACCGGCAGGCGGCACAACAGAATCGCTTGTGATCAGAAAGGGAGAACGGAAATGAAGGGATTTCGCTTTGGTTCAGCGCTCGGGTCGTTCTACATCCTGCCGGGTAACGGCGGCTGGGAAGCGACGTTCGGCAACGCCCTGCTCGGCGCATTCTCGTGCCCCGAAGTGGCAGCCGACCACATCTCCCGCGGCGACTGCGAGCAACTGTCCGAACTGGACACGGCAACGCTCGAAGTGCCGCACGAAATCGCCGAATGGGAAATCGTTCACGTCTGAATGGCAAGCCAGCAACGAAAAACGCCCCGGGCGTCCGGGGCGTTTTTCTTTTGTAGCCGGCGGCAGGCAGCAATGCCCGCCGCACTGGCACACGCATCGGCCCGCGCGATCGCGCGGCCTGCGTCAGGCGACCGCGTCGACGATGCCGTTCAGCGTCGCGCTCGGGCGCATGGCCTGGCTCGTCAGGTCAACGTTCGGACGGTAGTAGCCGCCGATCGCCTGCGCCTTGCCCTGCGCGGCCGCCAGTTCTTCCAGGATGCGCGCTTCGCTGTCGGACAGCGCCTTCGCCACACCTTCGAACTGCGCCTTCAGCGCTGCGTCCTCGGTCTGCTCGGCCAGCGCCTGCGCCCAGTACAGGCACAGGTAGAAGTGGCTGCCGCGGTTGTCGAGGCCGCCGACCTTGCGCGCCGGCGACTTGTTCTCGTCCAGGAACTTGCCGGTCGCCTGGTCGAGCGTCTTCGCGAGCACGACCGCCTTCGGGTTCTGGTAGGCATTGCCAAGGTGTTCGAGCGACGCGGCCAGCGCGAGGAATTCGCCGAGCGAATCCCAGCGCAGGAAGCCTTCCTCGACGAACTGCTGCACGTGCTTCGGCGCCGAACCGCCCGCACCCGTTTCGAACATCCCGCCGCCGGCCATCAGCGGCACGATCGACAGCATCTTCGCGCTGGTGCCGAGTTCCATGATCGGGAACAGGTCGGTCAGGTAGTCGCGCAGGACGTTGCCGGTGACCGAGATCGTGTCCTTGCCCGCACGGATGCGCTCGAGCGAGAAACGCGTCGCGTCGACCGGCGTCATCACGCGGATGTCGAGGCCGTTCGTGTCGTGATCCTTCAGGTAACGCTCGACCTTCGCGATGATCTGCGCGTCGTGCGCGCGCGCCGGATCGAGCCAGAACACGGCCGGTGCGCCGGTCGCGCGTGCGCGGTTGACCGCGAGCTTGACCCAGTCCTGCACCGGTGCGTCCTTCGTCTGGCACATGCGCCAGATGTCGCCCGCTTCCACTGCATGCTCGAGCAGCACGTTGCCCGCTTCGTCGGTGACGCGCACGACGCCGTCTGCCGGGATCTGGAACGTCTTGTCGTGCGAACCGTATTCTTCAGCCGCCTGCGCCATCAGGCCGACGTTCGGCACGCTGCCCATCGTGACCGGATCGAACGCGCCATGCTGCTTGCAGTCCTCGATCACGGCCTGGTAGACACCTGCGTAGCAACGGTCCGGAATCACGGCCTTCGCGTCGTACAGCTGGCCGTCCGGGCCCCACATGCCGCCCGAGTCGCGGATCATCGCCGGCATCGATGCGTCGACGATCACGTCGCTCGGCACGTGCAGGTTCGTGATGCCCTTGTCCGAGTTGACCATCGCCAGGCGCGGACGCACGGCGTATTCCGCCTTGACGTCGGCTTCGATCGCTTCGCGCGTATCGGCCGGCAGGTCCTTCAGGCGTGCGTACAGGTCGCCGATCCCGTTGTTCGGGTTGAAGCCGACCTGCGCCAGCACGTCAGCGTGCTTCGCGAGCACATCGCGGTAGAACACCGACACGAAGTGGCCGAACAGGATCGGGTCCGAGACCTTCATCATGGTCGCCTTCAGGTGCACCGAGAACAGCACGTCCTGGGCCTTCGCATCCGCGATCTGCGCGTCGATGAAGCTGCGCAGCGCATTGCGGCTCATCACCGATGCGTCGATCACTTCACCGGCCTTCACGGCCGTCTTTTCCTTCAGTACCTTCTTCGCGCCGTCGGCCGTCGTGAGTTCGATCTTCACGCTGCCGGCATCGGCGATCAGCACCGACTTCTCGCTGCCGTAGAAGTCGCCTTCGCTCATGTGCGCAACGTGCGCCTTCGACGTGGCCTTCCACGCGCCCATCTTGTGCGGATGCTTGCGTGCGTAATTCTTGACCGACAGCGGCGCGCGGCGGTCGGAGTTGCCTTCGCGCAGCACCGGGTTCACCGCGCTGCCCTTGATCTTGTCGTAGCGGGCCTTGACCGCCTTCTCTTCGTCCGTCGACGGATCTTCCGGATAGGCCGGCAGCTGGAAGCCCTGCGCCTGCAGTTCGGCGATCGCGGCCTTCAGCTGCGGCACCGATGCGCTGATGTTCGGCAGCTTGATGATGTTCGCTTCCGGCTTCAGCGTGAGCTGGCCCAGTTCGGCCAGATCGTCGGAACCCTTCTGCTCGGGCTGCAGGACGTCTGCGAATGCCGCGATGATGCGGCCGGCGAGCGAGATGTCGCGCGTTTCGACGGCGACGCCGGACGAGCGCGTGAAGGCCTTGACGATCGGCAGCAGCGAATAGGTCGCGAGCGCGGGCGCTTCGTCAGTGAGGGTGTAGATGATCTTGGGCGAAGTGGACATGGTCGATGCGTTGCTACGTGAAAATTTGGACTGAGAACGCCGGCGGGTAACCGGCGGGGAGCGACCGGGTCGGTCGCGAAAGGGGCACGCCGGCTCAGCCGGGCGATGGTGTTGCGAGGGCCGTCATGTTCTACCTTGCAGGGCTCCGGGCCGCATCGCGACGCCGCGGCCCGCATGCCGGACCGCCCTGCCAACAAACCTGCCATCCACGAAACGCTCCGGCGCCGGCAGTAGGCGCCGGGGCGGCCGGACATGCGCCGGCCCACCCCGGAAGGGGACTTACATGTTCTCGATCAGCACTTCACCGAAGCCCGAGCACGACACCTGCGTCGCACCTTCCATCAAGCGCGCGAAATCGTACGTGACGCGCTTCTGCAGGATCGACTTCTCCATCGCGGCGATGATCGTGTCGGCCGCTTCCGTCCAGCCGAGGTGGCGCAGCATCATTTCCGCCGACAGGATCTCGGAACCGGGGTTCACGTAATCCTTGCCTGCGTACTTCGGTGCGGTGCCGTGCGTCGCTTCGAACATCGCGACCGAATCCGACAGGTTCGCGCCCGGCGCGATCCCGATGCCGCCGACCTGCGCGGCCAGCGCGTCGGAGATGTAGTCGCCGTTCAGGTTCAGCGTGGCGATCACGTCGTATTCGGCCGGGCGCAGCAGGATCTGCTGCAGGAACGCATCGGCGATCGAATCCTTGATCACGATCTCGTTGCCCGTCTTCGGGTTCTTCACGCGCATCCACGGGCCGCCGTCGATCAGCTCGCCGCCGAATTCCTTCTGTGCAAGCGCGTAGCCGGCGTCACGGAACAGGCCTTCCGTGAACTTCATGATGTTGCCCTTGTGCACCAGCGTGACCGACTTGCGATCGTTGTCGATCGCGTACTGGATCGCCTTGCGCACGAGACGCTCGGTGCCTTCGGTCGACACGGGCTTGACGCCGATCCCCGAGGTTTCCGGGAAGCGGATCTTCTTCACGCCCATCTCGTCCTGCAGGAACTTGATCACCTTCTTCGCCTGCTCGGAGCCCGCGGCCCATTCGATGCCCGCGTAGATGTCTTCCGAGTTCTCGCGGAAGATCACCATGTCGATCTTTTGCGGCTCG includes these proteins:
- the clpS gene encoding ATP-dependent Clp protease adapter ClpS, encoding MAIIPDKQDSTVLERKQQKLKPPSMYKVVLLNDDFTPMEFVVMVVQEYFKKDRETATQIMLKVHREGRGVCGVYTRDIASTKVEQVVTHARQAGHPLQCVMEEA
- the icd gene encoding NADP-dependent isocitrate dehydrogenase; this translates as MPYQHIKVPEGGDKITVNKDFSLNVSDQPIIPYIEGDGTGFDITPVMIKVVDAAVAHAYKGKRKIHWMEIFAGEKATKVYGPDVWLPDETLQVLKEYVVSIKGPLTTPVGGGIRSLNVALRQELDLYVCLRPVQYFKGVPSPVREPQKIDMVIFRENSEDIYAGIEWAAGSEQAKKVIKFLQDEMGVKKIRFPETSGIGVKPVSTEGTERLVRKAIQYAIDNDRKSVTLVHKGNIMKFTEGLFRDAGYALAQKEFGGELIDGGPWMRVKNPKTGNEIVIKDSIADAFLQQILLRPAEYDVIATLNLNGDYISDALAAQVGGIGIAPGANLSDSVAMFEATHGTAPKYAGKDYVNPGSEILSAEMMLRHLGWTEAADTIIAAMEKSILQKRVTYDFARLMEGATQVSCSGFGEVLIENM
- a CDS encoding NADP-dependent isocitrate dehydrogenase → MSTSPKIIYTLTDEAPALATYSLLPIVKAFTRSSGVAVETRDISLAGRIIAAFADVLQPEQKGSDDLAELGQLTLKPEANIIKLPNISASVPQLKAAIAELQAQGFQLPAYPEDPSTDEEKAVKARYDKIKGSAVNPVLREGNSDRRAPLSVKNYARKHPHKMGAWKATSKAHVAHMSEGDFYGSEKSVLIADAGSVKIELTTADGAKKVLKEKTAVKAGEVIDASVMSRNALRSFIDAQIADAKAQDVLFSVHLKATMMKVSDPILFGHFVSVFYRDVLAKHADVLAQVGFNPNNGIGDLYARLKDLPADTREAIEADVKAEYAVRPRLAMVNSDKGITNLHVPSDVIVDASMPAMIRDSGGMWGPDGQLYDAKAVIPDRCYAGVYQAVIEDCKQHGAFDPVTMGSVPNVGLMAQAAEEYGSHDKTFQIPADGVVRVTDEAGNVLLEHAVEAGDIWRMCQTKDAPVQDWVKLAVNRARATGAPAVFWLDPARAHDAQIIAKVERYLKDHDTNGLDIRVMTPVDATRFSLERIRAGKDTISVTGNVLRDYLTDLFPIMELGTSAKMLSIVPLMAGGGMFETGAGGSAPKHVQQFVEEGFLRWDSLGEFLALAASLEHLGNAYQNPKAVVLAKTLDQATGKFLDENKSPARKVGGLDNRGSHFYLCLYWAQALAEQTEDAALKAQFEGVAKALSDSEARILEELAAAQGKAQAIGGYYRPNVDLTSQAMRPSATLNGIVDAVA
- a CDS encoding multicopper oxidase family protein, with product MIRRTFLSRAIGVAAASLFARAAWAQHAGHAGMAGMDAMDDMPGMSGMSGMAGHGQHGKSAPAALAAADALPAGAPLAALRTLANESREPGTFRATLVAQPVARPMLHGARPTTFWQFGAGTQGPVVGPLIDVREGDTVEIKFVNKLPQPSTIHWHGLPVPPDQDGNPSDPVAPGASRVYRFTLPKGSAGTYWYHPHPHMMTAEQVFRGLAGPFVVRAADDPLAGWPERNLFVSDLKLARDGTIAPNDMMDWMNGREGQFVLVNGARRPRIDVAGDERWRVWNACSARYLRIAFDDGRAFEHAGTDGGLFDAPRRVTSLLIAPGERAELLVRAGDRASRAVLQAAEYDRRKMSMSHDDGHGSLPPDPALALADVAFVPAAARALPATLRAVPPLGEPVAHKEVAFGEEMDMEAMMKGAAHGRPAGMRFTINGDTYAPHRATLTSRRGDVERWTIRNGTDMDHPFHLHGTQFQVTERASGASRTSEPFRAWRDTVNVRSGETVTILVTQDMPGERMFHCHILEHEDLGMMGTLKVV
- a CDS encoding cold-shock protein, whose translation is MATGIVKWFNDAKGFGFITPDEGGEDLFAHFSAITMNGFKTLKEGQKVSFDVVQGPKGKQASNIQAA